One part of the Athene noctua chromosome Z, bAthNoc1.hap1.1, whole genome shotgun sequence genome encodes these proteins:
- the DNAJC25 gene encoding dnaJ homolog subfamily C member 25, with amino-acid sequence MAAAAAGGRAVPARWRLLLCLWVCAALLPRAARGLTEGLYCGRRVCYEVLGVSRQASKAEIARAYRQLARKYHPDRYRGEPAEPGGGPQAAHEKFLLIATAYETLKDEEMRKDYDYMLDHPEEYYRHYYHYYSRRLAPKVDVRIVILVAVCAISVFQFFSWWSSYNEAINYLATVPKYRIQATEIARQQGLLNKTREKGKNRRSKEEIREEEEEIIKDIIKNKIEIKGGYQKPKIYDILLFQIILAPFYLLKYIVWCIWWIYCFTIKGQEYGVEEKLYIIRRYMKMSQSQFDSLEDHQKEIFLERRLWIRENYEVYKREQEEELKKKMAMDPRWKRYRRWMKNEGPGRLTFIDD; translated from the exons atggcggcggcggcagcgggcggccggGCAGTGCCGGCGCGGTGGcggctgctgctgtgcctgtgggTGTGCGCGGCGCTGCTCCCGCGAGCGGCGCGGGGTTTGACCGAGGGCTTGTACTGCGGGCGGCGGGTATGCTACGAGGTGCTGGGCGTCAGCCGGCAGGCCAGCAAGGCGGAGATCGCCCGCGCCTACCGGCAGCTGGCCCGCAAGTACCACCCCGACCGCTACCGCGGGGAGCCGGCCGAGCCGGGCGGCGGCCCGCAGGCGGCGCACGAGAAGTTCCTCCTCATCGCCACCGCCTACGAGACCCTCAAG GATGAAGAAATGCGTAAAGATTATGACTACATGTTGGATCATCCTGAAGAGTATTACAGGCATTATTATCACTACTACAGCAGGAGATTGGCACCTAAAGTGGATGTCAGGATAGTGATTCTAGTTGCAGTGTGTGCCATCTCTGTGTTTCAG TTCTTCAGCTGGTGGAGTAGTTACAATGAAGCTATCAACTACCTAGCTACTGTGCCAAAATACCGTATACAAGCTACTGAGATTGCTAGGCAACAAGGTTTACTCAACAAGACTAGAGAAAAAGGCAAGAACAGGCGGTCTAAAGAAGAAATTcgtgaagaagaggaagaaatcatcaaagacattattaaaaacaaaatagagaTAAAAGGCGGTTATCAGAAGCCCAAGATATATGATATCCTTCTGTTTCAGATCATTCTTGCTCCTTTTTACTTGTTAAAATACATAGTTTGGTGCATTTGGTGGATTTATTGTTTCACTATTAAAGGGCAAGAATATGGTGTGGAAGAGAAGCTGTATATCATACGAAGGTACATGAAAATGTCTCAATCTCAGTTTGACAGCCTAGAAGATCATCAAAAAGAGATATTTCTTGAACGGCGACTGTGGATACGAGAAAACTATGAG GTCTATAAACGAGAACAAGAGGAGGAGTTAAAGAAGAAGATGGCCATGGATCCCCGATGGAAGAGATATCGGCGGTGGATGAAGAATGAAGGGCCTGGAAGACTGACTTTTATTGATGATTGA